The Drosophila sechellia strain sech25 chromosome 2R, ASM438219v1, whole genome shotgun sequence nucleotide sequence TTGCATGAATCCGGTGGCTAACAGCCGGTTAACAGGCGCTGTTATCGTTGCGTTCTGCTGCTGTCGCAGCTGTGTTTATTGCGCACAACTCATTCATAAAAGCGGGGAGAGCGCTCTCTCGCAGGAGataaagagagagagagagagagagcggagaTTGAGTTGTCGGCGGCTGCTGTGCTTGTGTGCAATAAATACAAAGGACTCAGCATCCGCGGCAACAGTGGCGTCGCAGTGCTGAGCGCAGAGTGTCGCAGGTCCAAGGACTCAGTCATCGCGTAGCCGCCGTGTGTGACGGACCGACGCCGCTTTGTGGCCGATTTAAAGCGAGTCTTGGTGCGAGAAGTGCATTCAATTaacataaaatgtaattagaGACCCTCTCTCCGCCTCTCTTAATCAAACGCAAACATCGGAAAGTGAGCCGCGGAGACAAAACGAATGCCATTTAAGGCGCCTGCGAATAAATCACGGCATGCCAGTGCAGTCGAAACTCAATCAAGTTGAACGGAAATCGTCGCAAATTAAACGTAAATTAAATACCACCCGGCCACGCGGCACTCGGACCGCCTTTATTAGAAGTTATGGCTGCCAACCTTTGCCCGCTTTGTTTCATCCATCAATGTGTGCGACAGTCACGTGGGTGTGCGGATTGGGATCCGGACTTggttgggattgggattgggattgccGCTGGCATGGCGCTAATTTCTCACACTTCAAACGTGGCCGGGACTGGCAATGAATTTCCGCTCCAGCCTCCTGCGGATGCTTTCGTTCCGTTtggctttgctttgctttgctttccCAGCCACCGTGTTTCCAGCTCCCCGATTTCCCGGTGGCGCCCCTCACCACCCTGAGCACCTAACCCCCTTACCCGCTCCAGTGCTCGTGCTATTTGGATAGCTAAGCCTCTCCAGTGCCACAGATTAAATGGATGGGCGGTGCAGTTACCCCGGCCGTTGGATAAACACGAGCACGAGCACTCGGACCGGGAGTGGGAGTATGCGTCCATCGGGGAAGACCTCCTCCGCATTCACTTCTTTATGATTAGTTAATGGGATTCAATTTCATTCGAAATCGGGCGCCACAGAACGTGGCAATCGCAGCTGCCGCAGCTTCCTTTCGCAGATTACGTAAGGCAACTTTCTGAAGGAAACACTTGTTGGGTCTTTCTCAACTAACCAGGCACGTAGCTCCGGCGAAAGGAGCCAAGTGGGGGAGTTGGGAGGCGGAGGGCGAAAGCCGAACGACTGAAGGCCGGGGAAAGTGAATCACAGTTGCGCCATTAGGAGCCCGTGAAATAAGTTCAATATAAGCGGGGCCTAATGGCGGTAGTTGAGTTCCATTTACATTCAGCCTCCATAAATTGGCATGGCTGCGAAAATCGTTGCCTACTTAAGAGGGCCCACATTTAGCAGGCGCAGCATCGGCATTGTGAATGCAGCATTCCACCTCCGCCCTCGAGTGGCAAGATGAAAAGGTACAAGTGTGCATtctaaaaataacaaacaactCGAGTGCGATAAAAACAGCAGTTGCTACCAAGATATAAAGTGCTAGCGTAAACACAGCCAGCAAACGAAGAAGGAGCGCAAACAAACATCGGAGCCACCTAAAACGGCGAACAAACAGCGGCGAAGGTTGTCCTGTGCGGAATCCTTGCTGTGTCGGTGTATTGGTGTACCGGTGTGTCGGAATATCGCTCGGAgtgtgtgccagtgtgtgtgggCCAAAGGAGCCAAGCAAAGAGTCAGAGCAAAAATGTGCAAGTAATGTGCAGCAAGCAAAGTGCAATGCCATCCGTGAAATCCGCCGAAAGTGAGATTCTTCTTGGGATTATAAGGAGCGACAGCATGACGAGCGGCAATTCCCTTAGGACCTGCCTCCTGCTGGCCACCATCCTAGGATTACTCTGCCGGACCAAGGGTGAGTGGGGCGTCTGGGAGTCTGGGAGTCCCTCAATCTTCGGACTGAGCAGCTCTCTGTCGCCGATTGCTTTGCTTGAATTATGGAGAGCAGACGGAATAAAAGGAGAATCCGTTTTACAGCCTTATTAAATCTGTATTACATAAATTACGGCAAGCGTTTCACTCTGCATTTTTATGAGTGCTTTGCGCTTtcacatttcacattttccatttgcctttCCCTGCTTTTATGTCATAATGAGTGCAGCCTTTTGATTTAATGACAACTGTTTGCCATAAAACaacatacatatgcacacaCAGCGCTGGCTTTTATGTGGCCCGTGATTTATTTCACTTCTTATTTTTATGATAATTTATCAAATATGCATAATAAAATGCCAGCAAACGTTTATGGCCTCTGCGAATTTTGCCAAAATTTCATTTGTAAGGTGGCAACAGCTTGCCGATCAGATTTTGTGTGCTGAGTGCCTACTGCAGGGTGGACCTTGTAACGTACTAAGTAACGAATTTGCTGTGTACAAGCGATGCGAGTGATGCCTGTTTCCTTGCTCTATTTTGAAGTCTTCAGTTTTGTTAACAGGGCTCAATAATAGAGGAGGCAGTCCACGTAGTGACGAATGTCCACGTAGTGACAAATAACCACGTAGTGACATTTAGTAGAAAACATTTTATAGGATTATGGGATTTCACGTTGAAAACTTTTCCTTTAACACTTCggcttaaaaatgttttttatctttGCGGTTTTGATGGACTTCGTAGCTTGAAGTCTAATcactttatatatttaagacTAGACCATCGATTTGCATGTACCATCCTTATTATAAATCACATGCATTTAAATACTTTGTTGCTTTCATCCACCGTGGACAATGCGTTCCCTTCTTTTAAGTGACATTAAAATATAGCTAAGCTTACTTACTAAATGATGAATTTTCTGTAATGgattatatgtatttatgtttaaTCAGCAAGAGCTTTTCATCGTTACTTTGCTTTTATCGTCACAAAACTCCACTATAgctaaattattttttttaaattcttttgtctgcattcaacattttttgttgatttgaAATTCAACTGCAATGAAAGGGGGAGGTTTATGGAGATAAATACCGATCTTAGACATTCTTAACTTAAGTTATAAAGACAAGTTATTATTAAATGGTGTTTTTAATATTCACAattagttattttatttatttgtcttgatttataatgtttttattgattcGAGCTCAATTTCGTTTACTTCAAAACGGGGTTACTGGTTTATAATCTCTCGATTACAGCAATCAGGGTAATCTGCGTTTGGGGTAACGTACTTTCCAAACTTCTTCCCGGGAGGAAGTCCATAGGCACCACATCTAAAGTAAATtcgtatatattatatacattatatatagAGTTATGAAGAGCAAACTTACGTGTGTACCTCCGCCGCACTATTTTCTCCGCATATGATTCGCTCACACCTCTGTGGGTGGCGTGCACTCTGACCTTTTTCGAGAACCAAACCCTCGATAACACACTTTCCAGGATGGGCTGGATCCTTGAAGACGCCCCGGGCAACGGCAGCTTCGTATCCCGAAACTAGGAGAACGGCGATTGCCACAAGTAGCACGGTAGCTGAACGCATCTTGGAACCTTCAAATCCCAACTTAGACTGAACAGCCCAGTCAATTCTGAGAATCTTTACACTTTATCTATCGGTGGCGGCCGGTCAGGCAAGTCGTCggaataaatatttgtataagtAGTCAGAGCTTCGGAGTAAAATTAGTGCTTTGCTTACACAAACgcgcttattaattttttttgttgtcggGGCGATAATGgacaaataaaaatgccaagCACTTAAAGTATGGATTTTACTTatctgtttgtttttataactataatatatagattttctttggtttttaattaatagaTAGTTATCATTCTTGTTCATCAAGCATTTTGAATAAACTAATATAAGCCTCAGGTGAACTGAGATATGGAGAGGTATTTTACCATTGCATCAGGATTAACCTTTTATCATAGTTTatttagaaatattttgcaagcGATTTATAAATGCATATAAttcaaatgtatttttttctgCTCAGCTAACTAAAATCCTATTCAAAAAGTTTTGTTCTGccgaataataataaagttcAGCGGATTTACCCCAATTTAATAAAGTCAAAAATGTTAATTAGTTTAATGTTCGCATTATCACACTTTTGTTATTCAGCTTGCTCATATTTAAGCTGTAAAACCGGTAAAACCCATATATTGCCTAATAAACAAAACATCATATGCTGCTAAACTTGGGAATATGTTATGCGGGTCCACCCTAcagtaaatatattttcgattttttctGACACTGTTCACATGAGAAAAGTCAAACCAGCACGGGATTACTTTGCATTTGTTCTCGCCCTTTCGCAGCTTTGCCCTTTGAGTATGTAGATGAGCACGAGGACTTCAACTACGACCTGGACACGGCGCAGTCCCAGGCCAAGTACGACGCCCGTCTGCTCTCGCAGCAGATGCTCAGCGATGCGGAGCTGCAGCGGCAGGGGCTGAGCGACGGCCAGGACAACGCACTGGATGGCGACTCCGCGGCAGCTCGGGGGACTGGAGCTGGGTCCCACTTGGATGCGGTATCCTCTGTCCAGGACGACCTGGAGCCGCACAGCAGGGCAGCGGCGTGCTTCACCAACGGACACAAGTACACGCACGGACAGAAGGTAGGATGGCGCCAGAGGCAATATTTCAACTCGTTCTTTCACTATTTAGTCAGTTAAGTACTGCTCACTGGCTTAAGTACGagttaaatgaattaaaacaATGCTTAGCCGTACAGTTGTGGTTTCTGTGCCACTCGGAAGCAGCTAGAGAAGTTCCTGCACCATCTTTGGGTCTAAATAGGTAGCAAAAATGTTTGCTAGAGCTGTATAATTTAACAAGTACCAAGATTTTTCTACTGTGTCATCTTCTTTTGGCTCAACATTAGTTTTGTCAGTGAATTTCCTTCAGACATCCGTTTTTGTGGGCGGGAAGCTGCAGTGGAACTCTGCTTCTGTGGTCATTTGAATAACCATAATCCGACGAGCGTTCCTGGTAATTGAACAAAGAGAttgcataatttgaatttgtggCTCGTTACCGCACATGTGATGAGATGAATGCCAGACCCAGAGCAGACTCCCTGCTCCTCCAGCCGAGATGTATGCTTTGCTCGCCCATTCATTGTATCTCGGCCATCAAATCGGCTGGCGTTGTGATTGATTGTCTGGTTGTGGGTGCACATGTTCCCACATGTTccgtgtacatatatatatataagccGCAGGAGCACCTGCTGGCCGAACTTGTCGGAGGAGAAACATCTAAGTTATTTGCTATATCCCTTTCCAGGTTCCGCGCCTGGATGCCTGCGAGGTGTGTCTCTGCATGGACGGCGAGATCTTCTGCTGGTGGGAGAAGTGCGGTTGGTTCTGCGTCGGCTTTTTCCGGCATGCATAATATAACGAGAAACTTTTGCCTTTTTCTCGCAGATAAGACCAATGTAAACAAGGCGAGGACGGCGGGGGACAACGCAGGAGTTGGACTTGGTGTCGAGGACGACGGCGACGGCAATGccaatggcgatggcgatggtgacTATTCAGATCCATATCGCCACGAGAGCACAACGGGAAAGTCAACAAAAGTGCATAAAGCGGCGAGGAAAGTTGGCAAGCGGCATAAGCATCGCAAGaatcaaaagaattttaatgACTACGAAGTTTACCACAGCCAGCgggagaagcagcagcagcagcagtcggaTTATAAAAAGTCCGCCATAAAGCAGCAGCTCCAGATGCATCAAAAACGCAAAAGCGAAAAGAGCGGTGCTGGCAACTACAATATAATCAAGCAACACAAacacgagcagcagcagcagcagcagctcaaaataccgcagcagcaacatcagcaacagcaacagcaacaacagaatgtggcagctttGGGTGTTAATCACGCAGCAAAG carries:
- the LOC116800506 gene encoding uncharacterized protein LOC116800506, with the protein product MRSATVLLVAIAVLLVSGYEAAVARGVFKDPAHPGKCVIEGLVLEKGQSARHPQRCERIICGENSAAEVHTCGAYGLPPGKKFGKYVTPNADYPDCCNREIINQ